In Geminocystis sp. NIES-3709, a single genomic region encodes these proteins:
- a CDS encoding pitrilysin family protein: MFKKIFYWLLITLLVGTLNPNIVFANSTLSDQSQSIQPYLEQFKDNITEFTLDNNIKFIVMKNSKAPIISFVTYVDVGGINEPDGQTGVAHFLEHLAFKGTPEIGTNNYQEEKVILAQLDQVFDEIKQAQKENNQEKLAQLNTQLEELNIQASQFVNQNEFGEIVEIEGGVGLNAATSADATVYFYNFPSNKLELWMYLESERFLNPVFREFYTEKQVILEERKLRTDNSPVGKMVEAFLDTAFTQHPYKRPVIGYETDIANLTRDNVQNFFDTYYGGSNITIAMVGDVNPQEVKTMAQKYFARFPNTTKPAKLRITEPPQTKTKEVTIEYPSQPVYFEGYHIPDLNHPDYIVYDMIGAILSNGRTSRLYKSLVEEKKVALAATGFTGFPGDKYPNLMLFYGLSAPDRTLEELEIALHSEIEKLKTQPVNQEELERVKTQAKANLLTSLNSNAGMAKLLAEYQAKTGDWRNLFTSLDEISAVTPEDIQRVAKQTFIPENKTIGRLKTI, translated from the coding sequence ATGTTTAAAAAGATTTTTTATTGGCTTTTAATTACATTATTAGTAGGAACTTTAAATCCTAATATTGTATTTGCAAATTCTACTTTATCAGATCAATCTCAGTCCATTCAACCTTATTTAGAGCAGTTTAAAGATAATATTACAGAATTTACATTAGATAATAATATTAAATTTATTGTCATGAAAAATAGTAAAGCTCCTATTATTTCTTTTGTTACTTATGTTGATGTTGGAGGAATAAATGAGCCTGATGGACAAACAGGAGTAGCTCATTTTTTAGAACATTTAGCCTTTAAAGGAACTCCAGAAATTGGGACAAATAACTATCAAGAAGAAAAGGTTATTTTAGCACAATTAGATCAAGTTTTTGATGAAATAAAACAAGCTCAGAAAGAAAATAATCAAGAAAAATTAGCTCAATTAAATACTCAATTAGAAGAATTAAATATTCAGGCTAGTCAATTTGTTAACCAAAATGAATTTGGAGAAATTGTCGAAATTGAAGGGGGAGTTGGTTTAAATGCCGCAACTTCTGCGGATGCCACTGTCTATTTCTATAACTTTCCTTCTAACAAGTTAGAGTTGTGGATGTATTTGGAATCGGAAAGATTTTTAAACCCCGTATTTCGAGAATTTTATACCGAAAAGCAAGTTATTTTAGAAGAAAGAAAACTCCGCACAGATAACTCTCCTGTCGGTAAAATGGTGGAGGCTTTTCTTGATACTGCTTTTACTCAACATCCTTATAAACGTCCTGTGATTGGATATGAGACAGATATTGCTAATCTCACTAGGGATAATGTACAGAATTTCTTTGATACTTATTATGGGGGAAGTAATATTACTATCGCTATGGTTGGGGATGTCAATCCTCAAGAGGTTAAAACTATGGCACAAAAATATTTCGCTCGATTCCCCAATACAACAAAACCGGCTAAATTAAGGATAACTGAACCTCCGCAAACCAAAACAAAAGAGGTTACAATTGAATATCCTTCCCAACCTGTTTATTTTGAGGGTTATCATATTCCAGACTTAAATCATCCTGATTATATTGTTTATGACATGATAGGGGCGATTTTAAGTAATGGGCGCACTTCTCGTCTTTACAAGTCTTTAGTAGAGGAGAAAAAAGTCGCTTTAGCCGCTACAGGTTTTACAGGTTTTCCGGGAGATAAATATCCTAATTTAATGTTATTTTATGGTTTATCTGCACCCGATCGAACTTTAGAAGAATTAGAAATAGCATTACATTCAGAGATTGAAAAATTAAAAACTCAACCTGTAAATCAGGAAGAATTAGAAAGAGTCAAAACTCAAGCTAAAGCCAACTTATTAACAAGTCTTAATTCTAATGCAGGAATGGCGAAACTATTAGCTGAATATCAAGCAAAAACAGGAGATTGGCGTAATTTGTTTACCAGTTTAGATGAGATTTCTGCTGTTACACCAGAAGATATTCAAAGAGTAGCAAAACAAACTTTTATTCCTGAGAATAAAACCATTGGCAGACTTAAAACAATTTAG
- a CDS encoding phycobiliprotein lyase has translation MNIHTFLEKTAGDWFSQRTIYDIANNEVDNSKANLSINFLSPTNSQISQQCQQYNLNLDLSLGAIKSKWDNSPDWGKPKQIGDSLMLIFRDDNEDNQGQILRILTNKDSLIGKYILAEDESLTLIIDRDSQYIEERIWFASDNLRLRNTIVKNNQQIIQTSFYSEIRRIISN, from the coding sequence ATGAATATTCATACTTTTTTAGAAAAAACTGCCGGAGATTGGTTTTCCCAACGCACTATTTATGATATTGCAAATAATGAAGTTGATAACAGTAAAGCCAATTTAAGTATTAATTTTCTTTCTCCTACTAATTCACAAATTAGTCAACAATGTCAACAATATAATCTTAATTTAGATCTTAGTCTAGGGGCGATCAAATCTAAATGGGATAACTCTCCAGATTGGGGAAAACCGAAACAAATAGGTGATAGTTTGATGTTAATTTTTAGGGATGATAACGAAGATAATCAAGGACAAATTCTGCGAATACTCACAAATAAAGATAGTTTAATCGGTAAATATATTCTAGCGGAAGATGAATCCTTAACCCTCATCATCGATCGAGATTCTCAATATATTGAAGAAAGAATTTGGTTTGCTAGTGACAATTTAAGATTACGTAATACTATTGTTAAAAATAATCAACAAATTATTCAAACCTCATTTTATTCAGAAATTCGCAGAATAATTAGTAATTAA